In Myxocyprinus asiaticus isolate MX2 ecotype Aquarium Trade chromosome 12, UBuf_Myxa_2, whole genome shotgun sequence, the DNA window CTGGTGTGGGTAATTTTTTCGATGTAAAAATTCTAAAAGTTcttcttatcccagcttaatatgcagaatcaACTTTAATTTGTTGGTTGACCTTACATAAAAGTGTAACACTATTAAAACATTCTACTGTGAGggtctgtgtagctcagcgagtactgacgctgactaccactcctggagtcgcgaggtcgaatccagggtatgctgagtgactccagccaggtctccgaagcaaccaaattggcccggttgctagggagggtagagtcacatggggtaacctcctcgtggtcgtgagtagtggttctcgctctcaatggggtgcgtggtaagttgtaagtggatcgcggagagtagcatgagcctccacatgctgcgagtctccgcggtgtcatgcacaacaagccacatgataagacgtgcggattgactgtctcagaagcggaggcaactgagactagtcctccaccacccagattgaggtgagtaaccgcaacaccacgaggatctactaagtagtgggaattgggtattccaaattgggagatgaggataaaaaaaactctgtttcTGTTTGTGCAGTCCGTTGAGCCAGACAgcagcattggctcaaccaataacATGAGTTTGAGGCAGGACAATTTGTTTGTATAACCAATGAAAGACAGGGAGAACTTTCTGGAAATTTCTAAGAAACAGTTTCAAACACAGCATAAAAACTTCTCACCTTGGCTGCATTTTCACTGCCCTCTTCTTTAAAATCTGCATATTTCATGACTTCAGCCATAATGAAGCCTTTCTCAAAGTCTGTGTGGATCTTTCCAGCGGCTTGCGGAGCCTTTGTACCTTTCTGTAAGGTGTTCAAAcatacataaaatacacacacaatttcAAATGTTTGCAAAAATGGGACAGATTGCACGTTTACTATGTTTAAGACTGCGTGAATGTGTCTCATGAGCATACAACAGTAATAAATTCTTTGTTCATTTCAAGTCAAGTAACCGTTACAGCTGATTCATAAGTTtttgattcacttaaaagaaAAGGCTCTTAAGAGTAATTTGCTCGGGAATTGGAAtcgtgcgatactgcagatattatAAGCTTACGTATATGACAACTTGCTTGTGATGTTCCTAATTTTTTTAAGCTGcattagataaaagcatctgctaaatgactgaaTGTAAATCTAACGTTTGAGAACTGTTAACGGAACTGAAAGtaatgaaaatcactttgttccagtatttatttaatattttttgtaaatgttcTTATTAAGAAGCAATTCTCCAATCCCATCACTAAAGGCCCTGGCACACTCACAGCAAAGTGCTTTTGTTGTTCTCTcaagagccaaaaagaagtttgaaacagctgagcaacgacatactgtttgcgaacgtTTAGACCccggccacaccgctgtgggaggcatttataagtacatttaaataagtggatgctcaagactacatgtaagacatcaactaatatgacattaaaatgtgttatcaatgacttcaaacaatttttcacagcactgtagatatagatacatttgcaccagctcactaataactccggtgtgttcatgttgactgttcTTAACTGACTGAAAGGGAATTATTAGTCGGCCTCAAagcaggtggagctccaggtcacgcctaccaatgacgtggaccaatggcattaagaaggtgtttagcagccggtaagaagtgAAAGTCCGCCCTTGTGAGCTGTTACACActaccaaaacaaactcaaaaacacgtttttttttttttggcaagattttgttctaaattacatcaCACCTGTTCCTTCTTCGATTTCATAATTTTGATGAGCttggtgaaaaaataaatccacTGTGGTGGACGAAGCAAAATAAACTTTGCttataaatatacttttaatccattcaatacttaatagtatctataaaaaaaaaattaaatagtagataactgactattttacccaaaatgtgtgtataCTATGTGTTTATGCTCAGAGTATTGCATCAGTCTTCCCGCTTCACCTGTATGCAATAAATGTATGTGTTTTGCTCACCCTAATGGTCCACGCACGGACTTCATCAGGTCCTGCTGTGAAGAAGTACTCCAACTGCAAGGCTGCATACCCACTCTTGATGATCTTAGTCAATATACtgaaacaaaattgaaaaattcCCCAAAATGTGCAAATTCTGAGATCACCATTTAGAGCAAATTACATTTTCCAACAACATTTAGATAAGTGTTTATTAGTATTATCATCTTCTATACATAAGCATTAATAGAATTAATAGAATCACTTCTCGCACATGAAAACACGTTGAGAATACAGAAACGGAAAATATCAGGGCAAATTCTGACCTCTGTGTTTTGTTCTCCTCACaatatttctgtttctcatcatcAGTCATGTCCTGATATTTGCTCTCAAATCCCCCACTGAACGGGATGACTAGTGCACCTGGATCGTGAGCATCAACCCACTCCTTGATCTTCACCAACCTGAGAGAAAGAGATAAGACAGCAAATGTTTTACATTCTCCACAAAATGCGAAACACCAATTCAGGAAATATTTACCAACAGCGGATGTACAACTAAAATTATGTCTCACCATTTATTCTTTTTCCTGATATAATCTTTCTCTGAGAGGTTGACCAAGTAGATCATTGGCTTGGACGTCAGGAAGAGATACTTATTCAAGACTTcaatctgaaaaaaaacaaaaaaaaaaacgtaatcgaaataaaaaaataaacagctgaaATCTGTTGGGGTCATAAACAGGTTCAATTGTAGATTAAAAAGATTATGATTCTAACCTCTTTGTCGTTCCATTCATGGTAGAAACGAACATGTTTCTTTTCATCAAccacccaagattttattttacacaTGATGTCCTGCATTCAGAGGGAATGGTTATACAAAAAAATAGTTCAAATCTGTTATAACTAGAGTGGTCTAATGCAGACTGGGATATGTTGTTACTTACATATTCCGGTTTGAGTTTTTTGTCTCCTCCCCTGACAGCGGTTTTCTCCAGCTTATCTATGATTGGGCCGATCATCTCTTCATCCTTCATCCTCAGCTCTTCATGAATAATCTCAATGTCTCTCACTGGGTCAACACAGCCCTCAACATGGATTATGTCTTCATCCTCAAAAAGTCCTACACacagttaaaatatatatacaaacaacCCTTTATATAAGCACGTTTTTTTTCCTACACAAACAAATGTATGGAACAAATCATGCATACATTTTCactcacatacagtactgtgcaaaaattttaggcacttgggaaaaatgttgcatagtgaggatgtcttcaaaaattatgccataaatagttttcatttatcaattaacatcatacaaagtctagtaaacatcaaaaaaagctaaatcaataatcggtgtgaccacctttgcctttaaaacagccccaattctcctaggtacacctggacacagtttttcttggttgttggcagataggatgttccaagcttcttggagaattcaccacagttcttctatatatttaggctgtctcaaatgcttctgtctcctcatgtaatctcagactgactcgatgttccgtggggggctttgtgggggccatgacatctgttgc includes these proteins:
- the LOC127448937 gene encoding obg-like ATPase 1 isoform X2 — protein: MPPKKGGDGPKPPPLIGRFGTSLKIGIVGLPNVGKSTFFNVLTKSQAAAENFPFCTIDPNESRVPIPDERFDFLCQYHKPASKVPAFLNVVDIAGLVKGAHAGQGLGNAFLSHISACDGIFHMTRLFEDEDIIHVEGCVDPVRDIEIIHEELRMKDEEMIGPIIDKLEKTAVRGGDKKLKPEYDIMCKIKSWVVDEKKHVRFYHEWNDKEIEVLNKYLFLTSKPMIYLVNLSEKDYIRKKNKWLVKIKEWVDAHDPGALVIPFSGGFESKYQDMTDDEKQKYCEENKTQSILTKIIKSGYAALQLEYFFTAGPDEVRAWTIRKGTKAPQAAGKIHTDFEKGFIMAEVMKYADFKEEGSENAAKAAGKYRQQGRNYVVDDGDIIFFKFNTPNQPKKK
- the LOC127448937 gene encoding obg-like ATPase 1 isoform X3, translating into MKDEEMIGPIIDKLEKTAVRGGDKKLKPEYDIMCKIKSWVVDEKKHVRFYHEWNDKEIEVLNKYLFLTSKPMIYLVNLSEKDYIRKKNKWLVKIKEWVDAHDPGALVIPFSGGFESKYQDMTDDEKQKYCEENKTQSILTKIIKSGYAALQLEYFFTAGPDEVRAWTIRKGTKAPQAAGKIHTDFEKGFIMAEVMKYADFKEEGSENAAKAAGKYRQQGRNYVVDDGDIIFFKFNTPNQPKKK
- the LOC127448937 gene encoding obg-like ATPase 1 isoform X1, with translation MAPKKMPPKKGGDGPKPPPLIGRFGTSLKIGIVGLPNVGKSTFFNVLTKSQAAAENFPFCTIDPNESRVPIPDERFDFLCQYHKPASKVPAFLNVVDIAGLVKGAHAGQGLGNAFLSHISACDGIFHMTRLFEDEDIIHVEGCVDPVRDIEIIHEELRMKDEEMIGPIIDKLEKTAVRGGDKKLKPEYDIMCKIKSWVVDEKKHVRFYHEWNDKEIEVLNKYLFLTSKPMIYLVNLSEKDYIRKKNKWLVKIKEWVDAHDPGALVIPFSGGFESKYQDMTDDEKQKYCEENKTQSILTKIIKSGYAALQLEYFFTAGPDEVRAWTIRKGTKAPQAAGKIHTDFEKGFIMAEVMKYADFKEEGSENAAKAAGKYRQQGRNYVVDDGDIIFFKFNTPNQPKKK